Proteins from a single region of Psychrobacter cryohalolentis K5:
- a CDS encoding TetR/AcrR family transcriptional regulator, which translates to MEAENAHKRKKQPEVVRRALLDQAARITLEQGLAKVTFQAVADAVGVTKGGVMHHFTTKNALVMEVFHDAMKKFEVEVDSAMAKDPVRFGSFTRAYINATISLGEKGQHEFNSQATLYALMLGDSELRDLWAEWANAQLKKHEATDNTETLCMVRLVADGIWLSDFSGINISDKASIHKRLISMTQSEKE; encoded by the coding sequence ATGGAAGCTGAAAACGCGCATAAGCGCAAAAAACAACCAGAAGTAGTACGTCGGGCATTACTCGACCAAGCGGCACGCATTACTTTAGAGCAAGGTTTGGCCAAGGTGACCTTCCAAGCGGTTGCTGATGCAGTCGGAGTAACTAAAGGCGGCGTGATGCATCATTTCACCACCAAAAACGCGTTGGTCATGGAAGTATTTCATGACGCGATGAAAAAGTTTGAGGTGGAAGTTGACTCGGCTATGGCAAAAGACCCAGTGCGTTTTGGCTCCTTTACCCGTGCTTATATCAATGCCACGATTAGCTTGGGCGAAAAAGGGCAGCATGAGTTCAATAGCCAAGCGACATTATATGCATTGATGCTAGGCGATAGTGAGCTACGTGACTTATGGGCAGAGTGGGCAAATGCACAATTAAAGAAACATGAAGCAACCGACAATACCGAAACATTATGTATGGTGCGTTTAGTCGCTGATGGTATTTGGCTCTCTGATTTTTCAGGAATCAATATCTCAGATAAAGCATCTATTCATAAACGCTTGATAAGCATGACGCAATCTGAGAAAGAGTAA